The following coding sequences lie in one Glycine max cultivar Williams 82 chromosome 19, Glycine_max_v4.0, whole genome shotgun sequence genomic window:
- the SIP2-2 gene encoding probable aquaporin SIP2-1 produces the protein MGRARLLVSDFVLSFMWVWSGVLLRIIVFNHLGFAHGPLGEVIKTTFSIANMFFFAFLVKVTRGGAYNPLTVLADAISRDFNNFLYCAGARIPTQVVGSIVGVKLLIDTIPEVGLGPRLNVDIHRGALTEGLLTFAIVTISLGLASKIRENFFMKTWISSLSKLTLHILGSDLTGGCMNPASVMGWAYARGDHITKEHFLVYWLAPIEATILAVWTFKFLVQPGKEDKSTSKSKSD, from the exons ATGGGACGAGCCAGGCTTCTGGTTTCAGACTTCGTTCTGTCTTTCATGTGGGTATGGTCCGGTGTTCTCCTTCGGATCATCGTCTTCAACCACCTTGGCTTCGCTCATGGCCCCCTCGGTGAGGTTATCAAAACTACCTTCTCCATCGCCAACATGTTCTTCTTCGCCTTCCTCGTCAAGGTTACACGTGGCGGCGCCTACAACCCCCTCACCGTTCTGGCCGATGCTATCTCCAGGGATTTTAACAACTTCCTCTACTGCGCTGGTGCCAGAATCCCCACTCag GTGGTTGGATCGATTGTTGGAGTTAAACTTCTTATTGATACCATTCCTGAAGTAGGACTGGGACCACGTCTGAATGTTGACATTCATCGGGGTGCGCTGACAGAAGGATTATTAACATTTGCAATTGTAACCATTTCACTTGGACTCGCCTCAAAAATCCGTGAAAATTTCTTCATGAAGACTTGGATCTCCAGCCTCTCCAAGTTAACACTTCATATACTTGGCTCTGATCTGACTGGTGGTTGCATGAACCCTGCATCT GTAATGGGATGGGCATATGCTCGAGGCGATCACATAACAAAGGAGCACTTCCTTGTATATTGGCTTGCTCCCATAGAAGCAACTATTTTAGCAGTGTGGacattcaaatttctagtgcaGCCTGGAAAAGAAGATAAATCAACCTCAAAAAGTAAATCGGATTGA
- the LOC100527925 gene encoding putative ferritin-like diiron-carboxylate protein produces MLLLSPQPPFFTSLHIAEEMALVKPISNVTPKFGSSPRMGSHSKFSTIIRMSATATPPPPPSTSTKPAASNKKGNIKETLLTPRFYTTDFDEMETLFNTEINKNLNQDEFEALLQEFKTDYNQTHFVRNKEFKEAADKLEGPLRQIFVEFLERSCTAEFSGFLLYKELGRRLKKTNPVVAEIFSLMSRDEARHAGFLNKGLSDFNLALDLGFLTKARKYTFFKPKFIFYATYLSEKIGYWRYITIYRHLKANPEFQCYPIFKYFENWCQDENRHGDFFSALMKAQPQFLNDWKAKLWSRFFCLSVYVTMYLNDCQRTAFYEGIGLNTKEFDMHVIIETNRTTARIFPAVLDVENPEFKRKLDRMVEINEKIIAVGESDDIAVVKNLKRIPLVAALVSELLATYLMPPIESGSVDLAEFEPQLVY; encoded by the exons ATGCTCCTCCTTAGTCCTCAACCACCCTTCTTCACTTCCCTTCACATTGCAGAAGAGATGGCTCTTGTGAAACCAATTTCCAATGTCACTCCCAAATTTGGCAGCAGCCCCAGAATGGGATCACACTCCAAATTCAGCACCATAATAAGAATGTCTGCCACTGCCaccccaccaccaccaccctccACCTCCACAAAGCCAGCTGCAAGCAACAAGAAGGGCAACATCAAGGAGACCCTCTTGACTCCAAGGTTCTACACCACTGACTTTGATGAGATGGAGACCCTCTTCAACACTGAGATCAACAAGAACCTCAACCAGGATGAGTTTGAGGCACTGCTCCAGGAGTTCAAGACTGACTACAACCAGACACACTTTGTGAGGAACAAGGAGTTCAAGGAAGCTGCTGACAAACTTGAGGGGCCACTCAGGCAGATCTTTGTGGAGTTCCTTGAGAGGTCCTGCACTGCTGAATTCTCTGGCTTCCTTCTCTACAAAGAGCTTGGAAGGAGGCTCAAG AAAACCAACCCCGTGGTGGCAGAGATTTTCTCTCTGATGTCTAGGGATGAAGCCAGGCATGCTGG GTTTTTGAACAAAGGTTTATCTGATTTTAATTTGGCTCTGGACTTGGGTTTCTTGACCAAAGCTAGAAAATACACATTTTTCAAGCCCAAGTTTATCTTCTATGCTACATACTTGTCTGAGAAAATTGGATACTGGAGATACATAACCATATACAGACATCTCAAGGCCAACCCCGAGTTCCAATGTTATCCCATTTTTAAGTACTTTGAGAACTGGTGCCAGGATGAGAACAGGCATGGAGATTTCTTCTCTGCCCTGATGAAGGCACAGCCACAATTTCTAAATGACTGGAAGGCAAAGTTGTGGTCTCGATTCTTCTGTCTATCG GTTTATGTTACAATGTATCTCAATGATTGCCAACGTACAGCTTTCTATGAAGGCATTGGACTTAACACAAAAGAATTTGACATGCATGTCATCATCGAG ACAAACCGCACAACTGCTAGGATTTTCCCAGCTGTTCTTGATGTTGAAAACCCAGAGTTCAAGCGGAAGTTGGACCGGATGGTGGAGATAAACGAGAAGATTATTGCTGTTGGGGAGAGTGATGACATAGCGGTGGTGAAGAACTTGAAGAGGATCCCACTGGTTGCTGCATTGGTGTCTGAACTCTTGGCAACATATCTAATGCCTCCAATTGAGTCAGGGTCTGTAGATTTGGCAGAGTTTGAACCACAACTTGTGTACTGA